From the genome of Geobacter sp. SVR, one region includes:
- a CDS encoding PleD family two-component system response regulator — translation MSMKILLADDSITIQKVIGIIFGAEGYSLTVVDNGRAAVAKAREISPDVLLIDASMPGMSGYDVCEQVRATPELKTKPILLLTGSFEPFDEEIAKRCGADDFIAKPFESQQILAKVRELYELGASRAAAALKPAPEPAPVSFAAENPFQPSGISTPDDIWGAFTAPAEPAPATPAPEPAPPFASEPDVFALVNEEPVTQPWGSVTEQAFGFGSEPAGESPFGFSEPVQPLEDAFGDITFDETGGPCIEPAPEPSAPVVDRPGAQEDLAFGEFFFDEPTGEIPASSPSYEPVPPAPAEPAAHAASVASAAADAHPAVPLTEEQLKAALAGVSREVIERVVWEVVPDLAEVLIREAIRKIREGH, via the coding sequence ATGAGCATGAAAATTCTCCTTGCCGATGACAGCATCACCATCCAGAAGGTAATCGGCATTATTTTCGGAGCTGAAGGCTACTCTCTCACGGTCGTTGACAACGGCAGGGCCGCTGTCGCAAAAGCGCGTGAGATCTCTCCGGATGTGCTGCTCATCGACGCATCCATGCCGGGCATGTCCGGTTATGACGTCTGCGAACAGGTCCGGGCCACGCCAGAACTGAAGACCAAACCGATCCTGCTGCTGACCGGCTCGTTCGAACCCTTTGACGAGGAGATAGCCAAACGCTGCGGCGCCGATGATTTCATAGCCAAGCCATTCGAATCGCAACAGATTCTTGCCAAGGTCAGGGAGCTGTACGAACTGGGCGCCTCCAGAGCCGCCGCAGCCCTGAAACCTGCTCCTGAGCCGGCCCCGGTTTCCTTTGCCGCCGAAAATCCATTCCAGCCCTCCGGCATCTCCACACCGGATGACATCTGGGGGGCCTTCACGGCTCCGGCCGAGCCCGCTCCGGCAACACCTGCCCCGGAACCAGCCCCCCCCTTCGCATCGGAACCCGATGTCTTCGCGCTTGTCAACGAAGAACCGGTGACACAGCCATGGGGGAGCGTCACCGAACAGGCCTTTGGATTCGGCAGCGAACCGGCAGGCGAATCGCCCTTCGGCTTTTCCGAACCGGTGCAGCCGCTTGAAGACGCTTTCGGCGATATCACCTTCGATGAGACCGGCGGCCCATGCATCGAACCGGCACCGGAGCCGAGCGCTCCTGTTGTGGATAGACCGGGGGCTCAGGAGGACCTCGCCTTCGGCGAATTTTTCTTCGACGAACCGACCGGTGAAATACCAGCCTCCTCCCCCTCCTACGAACCGGTGCCCCCTGCCCCTGCCGAGCCGGCCGCTCACGCCGCTTCCGTTGCCTCTGCCGCTGCAGACGCTCACCCTGCCGTTCCCCTGACTGAGGAGCAGCTCAAAGCAGCGTTGGCCGGTGTGTCGCGGGAGGTCATCGAACGTGTCGTTTGGGAAGTGGTACCTGACTTGGCCGAGGTGCTGATCAGGGAAGCGATCCGCAAGATCAGGGAAGGCCACTAG